The following are encoded together in the Nitrospira sp. genome:
- the ftsY gene encoding signal recognition particle-docking protein FtsY has product MGWFQRLSDGLDKTRNVMQQSVDRFLGRTPDQELLEELEAALLTADLGTRVVDRLIRQINEETRGADAKTSEGLRNVLSQALYSILKPVSSATIDQLINDGPKPFVVLVVGVNGVGKTTTIAKMAQRMRQAGRRPLLVAGDTFRAAAIDQLQVWGDRIGAEVIRQRQGADPAAVAFDGIVAAKARKVDVVLIDTAGRLHTKSNLMDELRKVKRVIAQELPGAPHEVLLVLDATLGQNALGQARQFHEAMGVTGIALTKLDGTARGGIVVAIADELKLPLRLVGVGESAEDLQDFNAEAFVAALFGQRTASL; this is encoded by the coding sequence ATGGGGTGGTTCCAACGACTCAGCGATGGGTTGGACAAGACACGCAACGTCATGCAGCAGTCGGTTGATCGATTCCTTGGACGCACGCCGGATCAAGAGCTACTCGAAGAACTTGAAGCCGCATTGCTCACCGCCGATCTTGGCACTCGGGTCGTCGATCGGCTCATTCGACAGATCAACGAAGAAACACGAGGGGCTGATGCGAAAACTTCGGAAGGACTGCGGAATGTGCTTAGTCAGGCACTCTACAGCATCCTGAAACCTGTCTCGAGCGCTACGATTGATCAACTCATAAACGATGGCCCAAAACCATTTGTTGTGTTAGTCGTTGGAGTCAATGGTGTTGGAAAAACAACGACGATTGCCAAGATGGCCCAACGAATGAGACAGGCCGGACGTCGCCCATTGCTCGTTGCCGGTGATACATTTCGTGCTGCTGCCATTGATCAACTACAAGTTTGGGGAGATCGAATCGGCGCAGAAGTCATACGTCAACGACAGGGGGCCGATCCTGCGGCAGTCGCATTCGATGGAATTGTTGCGGCCAAAGCCAGAAAGGTCGATGTCGTTCTGATCGACACCGCCGGGAGGCTGCACACGAAGTCAAACCTAATGGACGAACTCCGGAAAGTAAAGCGAGTGATCGCCCAAGAATTGCCCGGAGCGCCGCATGAAGTCTTGCTGGTCCTGGATGCCACACTCGGACAAAACGCCTTGGGTCAAGCTCGACAGTTTCATGAAGCGATGGGAGTCACGGGGATTGCGTTGACGAAGCTCGACGGGACCGCACGGGGCGGCATTGTCGTGGCGATTGCCGATGAGCTGAAACTTCCTCTCCGTTTGGTCGGTGTAGGAGAATCCGCTGAGGATTTGCAGGACTTCAATGCCGAAGCATTCGTGGCGGCGTTGTTTGGGCAGCGCACCGCCTCCCTATAA
- a CDS encoding response regulator, with amino-acid sequence MIKLLIVDDDQMNCDLLQNVFTRQGYHVITATSGREGLRLFRTSSPRVTLLDLRMPEMDGLTVLKEMRAIDPHAPVLILGGGATEAQENQARALRATDFIRKGLSLDVLVEAVNRITQVSMQSTITSSSSGIGPSIQQIDESVLVVDDEPLVCDLLVRFLSLRGYRAFGVNDGQEALRIISDTPPDAILLDMIMPGMAGIDVLRALREKEYPGGIIIMSGSQSEELLEEAWNLGPQEILLKPIDLDRLLTVIQLVLVCREC; translated from the coding sequence ATGATCAAACTCTTGATCGTAGACGATGACCAAATGAATTGTGATTTGTTACAGAATGTGTTTACCAGACAAGGGTACCATGTCATCACGGCGACCAGTGGGCGAGAAGGACTTCGGCTCTTCCGCACCTCCAGTCCACGCGTGACGCTCTTGGATTTGCGAATGCCGGAAATGGATGGACTCACAGTCTTGAAGGAGATGCGAGCTATCGACCCCCATGCGCCTGTGCTAATCCTGGGAGGCGGAGCCACTGAAGCTCAGGAGAATCAGGCACGAGCCCTGCGAGCGACCGACTTTATCCGGAAAGGACTCTCGCTCGATGTTCTTGTTGAGGCTGTGAACCGAATTACGCAGGTGTCGATGCAATCCACGATCACCTCATCCTCATCAGGCATCGGGCCATCGATTCAGCAGATTGATGAATCGGTCTTGGTGGTCGATGACGAGCCTCTCGTATGCGATCTCCTCGTCCGCTTTCTGAGTCTCCGAGGGTATCGAGCCTTCGGGGTGAATGATGGGCAAGAGGCCCTTCGAATCATAAGTGACACACCGCCAGATGCCATCTTGCTCGACATGATCATGCCGGGAATGGCCGGGATCGATGTGCTTCGCGCCCTGCGCGAGAAAGAATATCCCGGGGGGATCATCATCATGTCGGGGAGCCAGAGCGAGGAATTGCTTGAAGAGGCCTGGAACTTAGGACCACAAGAAATTCTCCTGAAACCGATTGACCTCGATCGCCTTTTGACCGTGATCCAGCTTGTACTCGTGTGCCGCGAGTGTTAA
- a CDS encoding PD40 domain-containing protein, whose protein sequence is MLISTPELGETADSQKEKVSPAGSTERHLANIRQLTFGRQNAEAYFSFDGTKLIFQSTNDWSKVSKANPLKPADAGRGCYQMYVMDLQSMTTRMVSTGVGATTCGYFFPGDRRVLYSSTHQAGPNCPPKPKRDGAYRWALDDYDIYSVRIDGQQVQRLTATPGYDAEATVSPNGKTIVWTSVKDGDLDLYTMNLDGTNVRRLTDDLGYDGGAFFSPDSTRLVYRAAHPTDPAEIEKYKELLAQRLVEPGQLELFVINADGSGKKQVTSTGASNFSPYFHPDGKRIIFSSNLETRGEGGRPSFHLYLVGDDGAGTERITTEGHFNSFPMFSPDGKRLVWVSDRNTNAPGEFNVFLADWIP, encoded by the coding sequence GTGTTGATAAGCACTCCAGAATTGGGAGAGACGGCTGACAGCCAAAAAGAAAAAGTTTCTCCCGCTGGTTCTACCGAACGTCACTTGGCCAACATTCGGCAACTAACGTTCGGTCGCCAGAATGCGGAAGCGTATTTCTCTTTTGACGGAACCAAACTTATTTTTCAATCGACCAATGACTGGTCGAAAGTATCTAAAGCGAATCCGTTGAAGCCAGCCGACGCCGGACGCGGGTGTTATCAAATGTATGTAATGGATCTGCAAAGTATGACGACGCGCATGGTCAGTACCGGTGTGGGGGCGACAACCTGCGGTTATTTCTTTCCCGGCGACCGGCGCGTCCTCTATTCTTCTACACATCAGGCCGGACCCAATTGTCCCCCGAAACCGAAACGGGATGGGGCCTACCGATGGGCCCTGGACGATTACGACATTTACTCGGTACGCATCGATGGACAACAAGTCCAGAGGTTGACGGCTACGCCGGGCTATGATGCAGAAGCGACGGTCTCGCCGAACGGGAAAACCATCGTGTGGACGTCGGTCAAGGACGGAGATCTGGACTTGTATACGATGAATCTGGACGGCACGAACGTTCGGCGCCTGACGGATGACCTGGGGTACGATGGAGGTGCGTTCTTTTCCCCTGACAGTACGCGTCTGGTCTATCGAGCGGCTCATCCAACCGACCCAGCAGAAATCGAAAAATACAAAGAACTGTTGGCACAGCGATTAGTCGAGCCGGGCCAGTTGGAACTCTTCGTGATCAATGCGGATGGGTCAGGCAAGAAACAGGTCACCTCAACCGGCGCCTCGAATTTTTCACCCTATTTTCATCCTGACGGGAAACGGATCATCTTCTCCTCGAACCTGGAAACGAGGGGAGAGGGTGGTCGCCCAAGTTTCCACTTATACCTGGTAGGAGACGACGGGGCAGGTACGGAACGGATCACCACCGAAGGCCATTTCAATAGCTTCCCCATGTTTTCGCCTGACGGGAAACGTCTCGTCTGGGTCTCGGATCGAAACACCAACGCACCAGGCGAGTTCAACGTCTTCTTGGCGGACTGGATACCCTGA
- a CDS encoding phosphatase PAP2 family protein, with protein MTSSEHSDVSDPNQTNRRVSSPISVKNMVSLTVFGCSIAALVISFLGLQRFDLPVTKYVRSVTVHLPWDQLTIPWMAFTSNAGDWIGQGWRLASVSLLLLAAAWAFNRPMLKLAAIQSLIAHGIAAVLANVLKHLIGRPRPKFLHSGDWQMAISWISGLDSFPSGHSTASFAVATVLAKRFPTWGPLCMGFAAFVALSRVLRGSHFPTDVVGGAVVGILSGSIAAAPLKEWRTSVQQGCRDAAIWASLVLAVLWTLSHKMDDSVTGMLFMAVGVSAVMAGFWIRRTYWLSQDRPRETWSSKTSLYLIAYGLAAMTTSPLVHVAVGFTCMASWFDRLGHEQIIVDEWSSVSVMKEGVLLGSVALAVLILVGARGVLPFQ; from the coding sequence GTGACCAGCTCTGAGCACTCAGACGTCTCTGATCCGAATCAGACCAACCGGCGCGTGTCCTCTCCCATATCTGTGAAAAATATGGTGTCCCTCACGGTGTTCGGCTGTTCCATTGCAGCGCTGGTCATCAGCTTTCTGGGATTACAACGATTTGATCTGCCGGTTACCAAGTATGTTCGATCGGTGACGGTGCATCTCCCTTGGGACCAGCTCACCATCCCATGGATGGCTTTCACGAGTAACGCCGGGGATTGGATCGGCCAAGGGTGGCGTCTCGCGTCGGTCAGTCTCCTCCTCCTGGCCGCCGCCTGGGCGTTCAACAGGCCGATGCTCAAGCTCGCTGCGATTCAGTCGCTCATCGCCCATGGAATTGCGGCTGTATTGGCCAACGTTCTGAAACACCTCATCGGCAGGCCTCGCCCGAAGTTTCTGCACTCGGGAGACTGGCAGATGGCCATCTCCTGGATCTCAGGTCTGGATTCGTTCCCGTCGGGGCACAGTACGGCCAGTTTCGCGGTTGCGACCGTACTGGCCAAGCGATTCCCCACCTGGGGCCCGCTGTGTATGGGATTCGCGGCATTCGTGGCACTGAGCCGCGTCCTTCGCGGGTCGCATTTCCCCACAGATGTGGTGGGAGGGGCCGTCGTGGGCATTCTCAGCGGATCGATCGCTGCAGCTCCACTCAAAGAGTGGCGTACGTCAGTCCAGCAAGGATGTCGCGATGCAGCGATTTGGGCCTCGCTGGTCCTCGCCGTGCTGTGGACATTGTCCCACAAGATGGACGATAGCGTTACGGGCATGTTGTTCATGGCTGTGGGGGTATCAGCCGTTATGGCTGGGTTTTGGATACGACGGACCTATTGGCTATCCCAGGATCGACCAAGGGAAACGTGGTCGTCGAAGACCTCCCTCTATCTGATTGCGTATGGGCTTGCGGCGATGACGACCTCACCACTCGTGCATGTGGCAGTAGGGTTCACCTGCATGGCGTCTTGGTTTGATAGGCTGGGGCACGAGCAGATAATTGTGGATGAATGGTCGAGTGTGTCTGTCATGAAGGAAGGCGTCTTGCTCGGGAGCGTTGCTCTTGCCGTGCTGATCCTCGTTGGTGCACGAGGAGTGTTGCCCTTTCAGTGA